A part of Pseudomonas sp. HR96 genomic DNA contains:
- a CDS encoding aldehyde dehydrogenase family protein produces MRYAHPGTDGALVSFKSRYGNYIGGEFVAPVKGQYFTTTSPVNGQAIAEFPRSSVEDIDKALDAAHAAADAWGSTSVQARSLTLLKIADRIEQNLELLAITETWDNGKAVRETLNADIPLAADHFRYFAGCLRAQEGSAAEIDGNTVAYHIHEPLGVVGQIIPWNFPILMAAWKLAPALAAGNCVVLKPAEQTPLGITVLAELIGDLLPPGVLNIVQGFGKEAGEALATSKRIAKIAFTGSTPVGSHIMKCAAENIIPSTVELGGKSPNIFFEDIMNAEQSFIEKAAEGLVLAFFNQGEVCTCPSRALVQESIYPAFMKEVMKKIEQIKRGDPLDTETMVGAQASEQQFDKILSYMEIAKQEGAELLTGGKVEKLEGNLSTGYYIQPTLLKGTNKMRVFQEEIFGPVVSITTFKDEAEALAIANDTEFGLGAGVWTRDINRAWRMGRGIKAGRVWTNCYHLYPAHAAFGGYKKSGVGRETHKMMLDHYQQTKNLLVSYDINPLGFF; encoded by the coding sequence ATGCGTTACGCACATCCCGGAACCGACGGCGCGCTCGTATCCTTCAAGAGCCGCTACGGGAACTACATCGGTGGCGAATTCGTCGCCCCGGTCAAAGGCCAGTATTTCACCACCACATCGCCGGTCAACGGCCAGGCCATTGCCGAATTCCCCCGCTCCAGCGTCGAGGACATCGACAAGGCGCTGGACGCCGCCCACGCCGCTGCCGACGCCTGGGGCAGCACTTCGGTCCAGGCGCGCTCGCTGACCCTGTTGAAAATCGCCGACCGCATCGAACAGAACCTGGAGCTGCTGGCCATCACCGAAACCTGGGACAACGGCAAGGCCGTGCGCGAGACCCTCAACGCCGACATCCCGCTGGCGGCCGATCACTTCCGCTACTTCGCCGGCTGCCTGCGCGCGCAGGAGGGCAGTGCCGCGGAAATCGACGGCAACACGGTCGCCTACCACATCCATGAACCGCTGGGCGTGGTCGGGCAGATCATCCCGTGGAACTTCCCGATCCTGATGGCCGCCTGGAAGCTCGCCCCGGCACTGGCCGCCGGCAACTGCGTGGTGCTCAAGCCGGCCGAACAGACCCCGCTGGGCATCACCGTACTGGCCGAGCTGATCGGCGACCTGTTGCCGCCGGGCGTGCTGAACATCGTGCAGGGCTTCGGCAAGGAAGCGGGCGAGGCACTGGCCACCAGCAAGCGCATCGCCAAGATCGCCTTCACCGGTTCCACCCCGGTAGGCTCGCACATCATGAAATGCGCCGCCGAGAACATCATTCCGTCGACCGTGGAGCTGGGCGGCAAGTCACCGAACATCTTCTTCGAAGACATCATGAACGCCGAGCAGAGTTTCATCGAGAAGGCCGCCGAGGGCCTGGTGCTGGCCTTCTTCAACCAGGGCGAGGTCTGCACCTGCCCATCACGGGCCCTGGTGCAGGAGTCGATCTACCCAGCCTTCATGAAAGAGGTGATGAAGAAGATCGAGCAGATCAAACGCGGCGACCCGCTGGATACCGAGACCATGGTCGGCGCCCAGGCCTCCGAGCAACAGTTCGACAAGATTCTCTCCTACATGGAAATTGCCAAGCAGGAAGGCGCCGAGCTGCTGACCGGCGGCAAGGTGGAAAAACTCGAGGGCAACCTGTCGACCGGCTACTACATCCAGCCCACCCTGCTCAAGGGCACCAACAAGATGCGCGTGTTTCAGGAGGAGATCTTCGGCCCGGTGGTCAGCATCACTACCTTCAAGGACGAAGCCGAAGCCCTGGCCATCGCCAATGACACCGAGTTCGGCCTCGGCGCCGGCGTATGGACCCGCGACATCAACCGCGCCTGGCGCATGGGCCGCGGCATCAAGGCCGGTCGCGTCTGGACCAACTGCTACCACCTGTACCCGGCGCACGCCGCGTTCGGTGGCTACAAGAAGTCTGGTGTCGGTCGTGAAACCCACAAGATGATGCTCGACCATTACCAGCAGACCAAGAACCTGCTGGTGAGCTACGACATCAACCCCCTCGGGTTCTTCTGA
- a CDS encoding sigma-54-dependent Fis family transcriptional regulator: MQSSDLSRHARRVLTVTQDQPQGGQGDPSIARSWRRCLQDYHLDPALAIAPTVLEHAHVLERREQLRQVLLAVGSEMSHLHQQLSGSGHAVLLTDASGVILNCVTAPAERRVFEQAGLWLGADWSEACEGTNGIGTCLVERQALTIHRDEHFRGRHTHLTCSASPVFDPDGELLAVLDVSSARAQVSRQSQFHTQTLVNLAAKMIEGHYFINAQAQHLLLQIHLPMGSMGLFSEGLLAFSAAGRIEAVNQSALNLLGHSRESLVGRPLETLFDCPLDWLLAHAGEDAAASWPLRCHDGRLLYARVKGRPGPVRVASAPATPVARTAPPAADICLGDAGLQQDFRRALRVFERDVPLLLKGETGCGKEAFAKAVHLASQRAAGPFVALNCAAIPESLIESELFGYVGGSFTGARKEGMRGKLQQANGGTLLLDEIGDMPLALQARLLRVLEERQVVPLGGEPVSLDVRIVSASHRDLQERVVDGRFREDLYYRLNGLEIALPPLRERSDRSQLLDFLLARELAGEERRVQLAPAARQRLLDYAWPGNVRQLRTVLRTLVALCEGAMIGVADLPALVRQPAPLAQALPAPLEQAERSALIEVLEQQHWHMTRAAEVLGVSRNTLYRKLRRHGIEKATGS, from the coding sequence ATGCAGAGCAGCGATCTGAGCCGCCACGCCCGTCGCGTACTCACCGTGACCCAAGATCAGCCGCAAGGGGGCCAGGGTGACCCGTCCATTGCCCGTTCCTGGCGGCGCTGCTTGCAGGATTACCATTTGGACCCCGCTTTGGCCATCGCCCCTACGGTGCTGGAGCATGCGCACGTCCTCGAGCGTCGCGAGCAGCTGCGTCAGGTGCTGCTGGCGGTCGGCAGCGAGATGAGCCATCTGCATCAACAGCTCAGTGGCAGCGGCCATGCCGTGTTGTTGACCGACGCCAGTGGGGTGATCCTCAACTGCGTGACTGCGCCGGCCGAGCGGCGCGTGTTCGAGCAGGCCGGGCTGTGGCTGGGCGCCGACTGGAGCGAGGCCTGCGAAGGCACCAACGGCATCGGCACCTGCCTGGTCGAGCGCCAGGCCCTGACCATCCACCGTGACGAGCATTTTCGTGGTCGTCATACCCACCTGACGTGCTCGGCCAGCCCGGTGTTCGACCCCGATGGCGAATTGCTCGCGGTGCTCGATGTGTCCTCGGCGCGTGCCCAAGTCTCGCGCCAGAGCCAGTTCCACACGCAGACTCTGGTCAACCTGGCGGCCAAGATGATCGAAGGCCACTACTTCATCAATGCCCAGGCCCAGCACCTGCTGCTGCAGATTCACCTGCCGATGGGCTCCATGGGGCTGTTCAGCGAAGGGCTGCTGGCGTTCAGCGCCGCAGGGCGGATCGAGGCGGTCAACCAGAGTGCGCTGAACCTGCTCGGGCATTCGCGCGAGAGCCTCGTCGGGCGGCCGCTCGAAACCCTGTTCGACTGCCCGCTCGACTGGTTGCTGGCGCATGCCGGCGAGGACGCTGCGGCCAGCTGGCCGTTGCGTTGTCATGACGGGCGCCTGCTGTACGCGCGGGTCAAGGGACGGCCCGGCCCGGTCCGCGTGGCCTCTGCGCCGGCGACGCCGGTGGCCAGGACCGCGCCGCCTGCGGCCGACATCTGCCTGGGCGATGCTGGCCTTCAGCAGGATTTTCGTCGAGCCCTGCGGGTGTTCGAGCGCGACGTGCCGCTGCTGCTCAAGGGCGAGACCGGCTGTGGCAAGGAAGCCTTCGCCAAGGCCGTGCACCTGGCCAGCCAGCGCGCCGCTGGGCCGTTTGTGGCGCTCAACTGTGCGGCCATTCCGGAGAGCCTGATCGAAAGCGAGTTGTTCGGCTACGTGGGCGGCAGTTTTACCGGAGCGCGCAAGGAGGGCATGCGTGGCAAGCTGCAACAGGCCAACGGCGGCACTTTGTTGCTCGATGAGATCGGCGACATGCCGCTGGCCCTGCAGGCTCGTCTGCTGCGCGTGCTGGAGGAGCGCCAGGTGGTGCCGCTGGGTGGCGAGCCGGTGTCGCTGGATGTGCGCATCGTCAGTGCCAGCCACCGCGACCTGCAGGAGCGGGTCGTTGACGGGCGCTTTCGCGAAGACCTGTACTACCGGCTCAACGGTTTGGAGATCGCCCTGCCGCCGTTGCGCGAGCGCAGCGACAGGAGCCAGTTGCTGGATTTTCTCCTGGCCCGCGAGCTGGCCGGCGAGGAGCGCCGTGTGCAGCTGGCGCCGGCGGCGCGGCAGAGGTTGCTGGATTACGCCTGGCCGGGCAACGTGCGCCAGTTGCGCACGGTGTTGCGCACCCTGGTGGCCCTCTGCGAGGGCGCGATGATCGGCGTGGCCGACCTGCCGGCACTGGTGCGCCAGCCCGCGCCCTTGGCGCAGGCGCTGCCGGCGCCACTGGAACAGGCCGAGCGCAGCGCCCTGATCGAGGTGCTCGAGCAGCAGCATTGGCATATGACCCGGGCCGCCGAGGTGCTGGGCGTGAGCCGCAATACCTTGTATCGCAAGTTGCGCCGGCACGGCATCGAGAAGGCTACGGGCAGCTGA